AGCCGAAGAAACCGCCGAGCAGCACGCCTAAAGGGCTGTCTTCATGCAAATATTTCGATGTGTCGAAAGCAATATCCTGCATCACATTCCATACGCCGGCCTCATGCAGCGCGCGAAACGAACCGGCCAGCAGACCGGCCGCCACCACAATCAAAAACGCGCCCGTCCAACGGAAAAACTTCGCCAAATTCAGGCGCATACCACCCTGATAAATCAGCGTACCGATGACAACCGCCACCAACAGCCCCAACACCGCGCCTATCGGCATAGACCATGTCGGGCTTTGCTGGAACACGGCCAGCAGGAAAAACACGCTCTCCAACCCTTCGCGCGCCACAGCCAAAAACGCCATGCCGACCAAGGCCCAACCCTGGCCGCTGCCGCGGTTCAAGGCCGACTGAACAGAATCCTGAAGATGCTGTTTCATCGAACGCGCGGCCTTCTTCATCCACAAAATCATGTACGTCAGCATGGCCACAGCCACCAGGCCGATAACGCCGACCACCAATTCCTGTTCTTTTTGCGGAATCTCGCCCGTAACGGAATGAATGCCGTAACCAATACCCAAACACATGACCGAAGCCAAAAACACGCCCAGCCAAACCTTCGGCATCAGCTCGCTGTGTCCCGACTGTTTCAAAAAACTGGCAACAATACCGACGATCAGGGCGGCTTCGATGCCCTCACGCAGCATAATCAATAAAGCAATCAGCATAAAAAACTCTAAAGTGAAACGTTCATTTGTTAACGCATTTATAACGCTTTATGTTTAATAATGCAAATTATTTTTATTTTTTAATAACCCTATATTTATTAAGATTTTTTAAAAGAAAATAACGAACGTAATCAATAAAAACTAAAAGGCCGTCTGAATTTTATTTTTTCAGACGGCCTTAATTTATCTAAGCAATTGTAAATAAATAATAAAAAAGTTCCATAGTATAAATTTCCCTATCAGTGATATTTTCAGAATTTATCAAATTTAAAAGGTTGATTTACAACAAAAATTAAAACCGCCTTATCTTTTATAGTTGGCATATTGCTGGTGCAATCAGCAATCCATGACATAACAAACGCATAACAAAGGAACCCTCCTATGCCACGTTTAAAACTCCACCAAATCGCTTTGGCTTTGGCCGTTTCTGCCGCGCTGACCGCCTGCGGCGAGAAAACGGCTCAAACAACCGAAACCCCTCAAGCAGCTTCTGCCGCGAGCGCTGCCGATACTGCCGCAAGCACCGCCGCCGTTTCGGCCCCTCAAAATTCCGCCGATATTTCTGCCGAAGACAAAGCCCTGTTGGAACGCGCGCAAGCTACGTTCAAACCTTTGCCTGACTTAGCCGAAATGCAAAAAGTCCGTCCGTTTACCGAAAAACAGGTCAAACTCGGCCAACAACTTTGGTACGAAAACCGCCTGTCCAAAGGCAACACCGTCAGCTGTAACTCTTGCCACAACTTGGCAACTGCCGGCGTAGACAACATGCCGACCAGCGCGGGCCACAAAAGCCAATTCGGCGGCCGTAACGCCCCAACTGCCCTGAATGCCGCCTTGTTGGGCAGCCAATTCTGGGACGGCCGTGCAGCCGATGTGGAAGAACAAGCCGGCGGCCCATTGCTCAACCCTGTTGAAATGGCCAACGCTACCGAAGCCGATGCCGCCGCCAAAATCGCCGGTATCCCTGAATACCAAGAAAAATTCAAAGCCGCATTCCCTGAAGACGGCGCGGTTTCCATCAAAAACATCACCACCGCATTGGGCGCATTTGAACGTACCCTGCTGACTCCGACCCGTTGGGACGACTACCTGAAAGGCAACGTATCTGCCCTGAGCGAACAAGAACGCAAAGGCGTACGCGCATTTATGGACAACGGCTGTATCGCTTGTCACAACGGCGTCAACTTGGGCGGTACCATGTTCCAAAAATTCGGCTTGGTGGACGGTCCTTACTGGAAACATATCGACGATCCTAAACACGACAAAGGCCGTGCGGACGTAACCAAAAAAGCCGAAGACGAATTCTTCTTCCGCGTTCCCGGCTTGAGAAACGTCGAACGCACCTACCCATACTTCCACAACGGCAGCGTTTGGGAACTGGATAAAGCCGTCAACATCATGGCGAAAGCGCAATTGGGTAAAACCTTGGCTCCGGAAGACACTGAAAACATCGTTGCCTTCTTGAAAGCCCTCTCCGGCAATGTTCCAGAGTCTGCCCGAACCATGCCTGAGCTGCCCGTCTCCCACGATGTCAAATCCCAACCTGACAACAAATAAGGGTTAGCATAAAACAAAGGCCGTCTGAAAATCCGTTTCAGACGGCCTTTTTGTTGCCGGCCATATGGGCGCATTTGTTTCACGATTCCACACAATATGGTAATCTTGAGCCGATTTTCACCATACGTCCGAAAGGAACATCATGAGCCTGATTATTGAAGACTTGCAAGAAGGCCACGGCAAAGAAGCCGTCAAAGGCAAAGAAATCACCGTACATTACACCGGCTGGCTGGAAGACGGTACCAAATTCGACTCCAGCCTCGACCGCCGTCAACCGCTGACCATCACTCTGGGCGTCGGCCAAGTGATTAAAGGTTGGGACGAAGGCTTCGGCGGCATGAAAGAAGGCGGCAAACGCAAGCTGACCATTCCTTCCGAAATGGGCTACGGCGCACACGGTGCCGGCGGCGTGATTCCTCCGCACGCGACTTTGATTTTTGAAGTCGAGCTGCTGAAAGTGTACGAATAAGCATTTGACGCTTCAAAAGACCGAGGCCGTCTGAAATCCGAAGTTTGGTTTTTCAGACGGCCTGTTTTTATCAAGATTCGGTATAATGCCCTCTTTTACAAGCAAACCATTTCCCAAGGACCCCCCATGCTTTTACCCGAACAAGTCAAAACCCTGATTGAAGGCGTTACCCCTTGCGAACACGTCGAAGTCGAAGGCGACGGCCATCACTTCTTCGCCGTAATCGTTTCCTCCTCATTTGAAGGCAAAGCCCGCCTCGCCCGCCACCGCCTGATTAAAGACGGCCTCAAGCCGCAACTCGAAAGCAACGAATTGCACGCGCTGTCGATTTCCGTTGCCGCCACTCCGGCCGAATGGGCTGCCAAACAGGCTTAATTCGGAATCAAACAAAAGGCCGTCTGAAAACTTTTCAGACGGCCTTTTTCATACATATCAAACAGCGCAGGCAATCGATACAAACGACAAACCGCATTCGACATGTGGGGGACTGTTAGTTTTTGCACAAGGAACAAATAGAGTAAAAAAACGCTGAAATCTCGGAAAGACGTGGATTTCGGCGTTTTTTTGTATCCGGAAAAGTTACGCCAGCTTTTTCACAAAACCGCGCCGGAATGCGCGGTTTTTTGTTTGAAGTTGACGGGATTGGGAAATTTTTAAAACTATTTTAAGAGGGTTTTAAAATCAGTTTACGGTACGGCCGAACCATTCTACCCGGCCGATGATGGCTGTATCGGTGTTGTCGGCTGTAAGGTCGATTTCAAAAGGTTCGTAGAGGGGATTGGCGGATTTAACCAAGAGCCGGCCGGGCAGGCGTTGGATGTTTTTGACGAACAGGTCGTTTCCTATGCGTAGGACGTACAGGCCGTCGCGCGGCTCGGTTTCGGCGTGGTTGATTAGGATGTTGTCGCCGTGGTTCAGGATACCTTCCATGCTGTCGCCTTTGACGGCGATTACGGAGAGCTTGTCTGTTTGCCGGGTAACGTAGTTTTCTATCCAGTATCTCCGGAAAGCCATGCAGAATAATGGTTTTTCATCATTCACTGCTTGTCCATGCCCTGCCGCCGCTTCCACACTGTATCGCGGGATAAAGACAAACTCACGCAGATCAACCGGATTGCCCAAGGTATCCACCGCGCCTGAGCTGGTATTGGATACTGGGAAGGCTCCAATACTCTCTGTACTGGCTTTGTCGAGATACGGCAAGCCTTTTCCGGTCAGCAGCCAGTTTAAATCACAACCGGTAACTTCTTGAATTTTTACTAGGTAATCGGCTGTTGGGATAGCTCCCTCTTTCCAAACTCTATTAAATCCAGAAGCCGACATTTCTATTTTGTTATAGATGTCAGATGGCTTAGCCCCATGAGGCCAAAGAAATTTGAGCCTATCTAAAAAAGTATCCATAGCAATCCTAATTTAACTCATTTAAGCAAAACATTAAGCAAAAAAGAAACTCTTTTGCTTAAATAAGATTACTCAAATAATCAATATATTGTAAAAATAATTACGTTTTTGAGAAAAATATTTTAGCAAAAGAGTTGCAGGAAACTGTTTTGCTAAATATAATTCACTCACTTACTAAATAACGGCGGTTAATAAACCTACTTAATTAAGGAATTGCGAGAATGAAAAAAAAGCAAGAAACCATGACTGATTGGCATCGTGCTGACATTGTGGCTCGTCTTAAAAAGGCAGGCTGGTCTGTAAGAGCGTTATCTATCGAGGCTAATTTAGCACCAAATACATTAGGGAAAGCTTTAGATGCTCCTTATCTGAAAGGCGAAAGAATCATTGCAGCAGCGATTGGAGTACCCGCAGAAGAAATCTGGCCATCTCGTTTTGAGAAACGAAACCATAAGCCAACCTTCCCAAGATCTATAAATAGATAACTGTTTTGCTAAATAGTTCCAAAAGAGTAACGCATTTAAGCAAAAATAGAAAGCGGAAAAAATGAAAATATCTGCATCTGATATTGCGAAATTAGGAATTCCGAGCCTACCAACTGATAGACAAGGGATTGAATACCATGCCAAGAAAAATAATTGGCAACACTGTTTTGAGCAAATAGGAAGAGGCCGACCTAAAAAACTATATGAAATCGCTTCCCTTCCAGCCGAAATCCGAGCAGCCATTATGAAACGGCAGTCGGACGAGCTGGCGGAGAAGATGCCGAAAATGCTGCCCCAAGTCAGACCGGGGACGGCGATGTCGGCTCAGGCACTGGCTGAAGCGGCCAAGCTGTTGAACGAGAAACAACGGTCGGTGGCGGATGCGCGATGTGCGGTGGTGGCGGCGGTATTGGGTATCAAATATCAATACGGTTGCTCTGCCAAGGCTGCGGTGGCTCAGTTTTTGGGCTTGCTGGCAGAAGGCAAATTGGACGCGGTTACGCTTGGAAACTTGGAAAAGGCCAATGACCGCAGCCGGTCGGCAAAGGTTGGCGAACGTACTTTAGACGGCTGGATTTCTGCTTATTTGAAAGCGGAAAACGCGACAGAGCGGTTGGTTGCTTTGGCTCCGAAGACGACGAAGGTGGTTAAGCCGATTGAGAGCTACGGTTGGTTGCCGATGTTTATGCAGTTTCACAATATCCCGTCCGCGCCGAAACTGGCACACAGCTACCGCCGGTTTGTGCAGTGGGCGGAAGCGGAAAATATGCCGGTCAATGATGTGCCTAACTTGAGTATGGTGCGGCGCGTTTGGGACAAGCTCCCGTTGATTATGCAGGAGCGCGGCAGGAAAACGGGGGCGGCTTATAAATCTCTGCTGCCTTATGTGAAACGTGATTGGGGGGCTTTGAAGCCTAACGATGTTTGGATCGGCGACGGCCACAGCTTTAAGGCGAAGGTGGCGCATCCGGTACACGGCAGGCCGTTTAAGCCGGAAGTGACGGTGATTATTGATGGTTGTACGCGGTTTGTGGTCGGTTTTTCGGTATCTCTCGCTGAAAGTTGTGTGGCGGTATCGGACGCTCTGCGTATCGGGGTCAAGCACTTTGGTTTGCCGATCATCTACTACTCGGATAACGGCGGCGGCCAAACCGGCAAGACGATAGACCATGAAATCACAGGTATCACGTCCCGACTGGGTATCCGGCATGAAACGGGTATCGCGGGCAATCCGCAAGGGCGCGGCATCATTGAGCGATGGTGGAAAGACAATCTGATTGAGATGGCGCGCCAGTATGAGACGTTTGCGGGTGCAGGGATGGACAGCAGCACGAAGAACCTGATGTACCGCAAGATGGAAAGTGCTTTTAATGCTTTGGAAAAAGGCAAGGATTTGACGGAGGAACAACAGAAATATTTGAAAAAACTGCCGAGCTGGTCGCGTTTTATCGCGGATGTGGTCAAGTGTATCGACGAATACAACAACCGTCCGCACGGGGAGCTGCCCCGACATCCGGACGGCGGGCATTATACGCCGAAGGCTTATAGGGAAATGAGGCTGGAACAGGACGGTATCGCGCCGGATATGTTGTCGGCGGAAGAGCTGGCGACGATGTTTATGCCGCAAGAGGTGCGAAAGGTACAGCGCGGTTGGCTGGATTTGTTCAACAACTCTTATTTCTCAACCGAGCTGGCGGAGTATCACAAGGACGAGGTACGGGTCAGCTACGATTTGAGCGATGCGTCGGCGGTCAATGTGTTTGATATGGACGGCAAGTTTATCACTAAGGCGCAGGCCAACGGCAATACCCGTGAGGCTTTCCCGACGGCTCGTATCGACCAACTGGCGGAAAAACGCCGAAAAGGCAAAATCAAGCGGGCGGAAAATGCAATCAAGCTTGCAAACGCGGAAGTCAATCCGGCTTTGGAACAGGCTGCGGTTTGGGACGAGCTGGGACATTTGGGCGGAAACGTCATCGAGGCGGAGTATGCGGTATTGCCGAAAACTGGCACAGACGATTTTGTGCTATTCGAGGCGGATAGAAGTTAAAACGGTTTTAAACCTCTTTTAAAAGGACTAAAAAAAATGAAACAAATCAATCATACATTGCAACAAAAACTGGCTGAATTTAAAGCTAAATCGGGAATGAACCAAACCCAACTGGCACGCGGTATCGGTACATCTCCGGCCTCCATCAGTATGTATCTGAACGGCACTTATGCCGATAAAGGCGGAAA
This genomic interval from Neisseria sp. Marseille-Q5346 contains the following:
- the efeU gene encoding iron uptake transporter permease EfeU, which codes for MLIALLIMLREGIEAALIVGIVASFLKQSGHSELMPKVWLGVFLASVMCLGIGYGIHSVTGEIPQKEQELVVGVIGLVAVAMLTYMILWMKKAARSMKQHLQDSVQSALNRGSGQGWALVGMAFLAVAREGLESVFFLLAVFQQSPTWSMPIGAVLGLLVAVVIGTLIYQGGMRLNLAKFFRWTGAFLIVVAAGLLAGSFRALHEAGVWNVMQDIAFDTSKYLHEDSPLGVLLGGFFGYTDHPTEGEVLIWLLYLVPVMIWFLRGSAPAKTLTK
- a CDS encoding cytochrome-c peroxidase — translated: MPRLKLHQIALALAVSAALTACGEKTAQTTETPQAASAASAADTAASTAAVSAPQNSADISAEDKALLERAQATFKPLPDLAEMQKVRPFTEKQVKLGQQLWYENRLSKGNTVSCNSCHNLATAGVDNMPTSAGHKSQFGGRNAPTALNAALLGSQFWDGRAADVEEQAGGPLLNPVEMANATEADAAAKIAGIPEYQEKFKAAFPEDGAVSIKNITTALGAFERTLLTPTRWDDYLKGNVSALSEQERKGVRAFMDNGCIACHNGVNLGGTMFQKFGLVDGPYWKHIDDPKHDKGRADVTKKAEDEFFFRVPGLRNVERTYPYFHNGSVWELDKAVNIMAKAQLGKTLAPEDTENIVAFLKALSGNVPESARTMPELPVSHDVKSQPDNK
- a CDS encoding FKBP-type peptidyl-prolyl cis-trans isomerase encodes the protein MMSLIIEDLQEGHGKEAVKGKEITVHYTGWLEDGTKFDSSLDRRQPLTITLGVGQVIKGWDEGFGGMKEGGKRKLTIPSEMGYGAHGAGGVIPPHATLIFEVELLKVYE
- a CDS encoding BolA family protein, which codes for MLLPEQVKTLIEGVTPCEHVEVEGDGHHFFAVIVSSSFEGKARLARHRLIKDGLKPQLESNELHALSISVAATPAEWAAKQA
- a CDS encoding helix-turn-helix transcriptional regulator codes for the protein MDTFLDRLKFLWPHGAKPSDIYNKIEMSASGFNRVWKEGAIPTADYLVKIQEVTGCDLNWLLTGKGLPYLDKASTESIGAFPVSNTSSGAVDTLGNPVDLREFVFIPRYSVEAAAGHGQAVNDEKPLFCMAFRRYWIENYVTRQTDKLSVIAVKGDSMEGILNHGDNILINHAETEPRDGLYVLRIGNDLFVKNIQRLPGRLLVKSANPLYEPFEIDLTADNTDTAIIGRVEWFGRTVN
- a CDS encoding helix-turn-helix domain-containing protein, whose product is MKKKQETMTDWHRADIVARLKKAGWSVRALSIEANLAPNTLGKALDAPYLKGERIIAAAIGVPAEEIWPSRFEKRNHKPTFPRSINR
- a CDS encoding Mu transposase C-terminal domain-containing protein, which encodes MKISASDIAKLGIPSLPTDRQGIEYHAKKNNWQHCFEQIGRGRPKKLYEIASLPAEIRAAIMKRQSDELAEKMPKMLPQVRPGTAMSAQALAEAAKLLNEKQRSVADARCAVVAAVLGIKYQYGCSAKAAVAQFLGLLAEGKLDAVTLGNLEKANDRSRSAKVGERTLDGWISAYLKAENATERLVALAPKTTKVVKPIESYGWLPMFMQFHNIPSAPKLAHSYRRFVQWAEAENMPVNDVPNLSMVRRVWDKLPLIMQERGRKTGAAYKSLLPYVKRDWGALKPNDVWIGDGHSFKAKVAHPVHGRPFKPEVTVIIDGCTRFVVGFSVSLAESCVAVSDALRIGVKHFGLPIIYYSDNGGGQTGKTIDHEITGITSRLGIRHETGIAGNPQGRGIIERWWKDNLIEMARQYETFAGAGMDSSTKNLMYRKMESAFNALEKGKDLTEEQQKYLKKLPSWSRFIADVVKCIDEYNNRPHGELPRHPDGGHYTPKAYREMRLEQDGIAPDMLSAEELATMFMPQEVRKVQRGWLDLFNNSYFSTELAEYHKDEVRVSYDLSDASAVNVFDMDGKFITKAQANGNTREAFPTARIDQLAEKRRKGKIKRAENAIKLANAEVNPALEQAAVWDELGHLGGNVIEAEYAVLPKTGTDDFVLFEADRS